Genomic window (Rosa chinensis cultivar Old Blush chromosome 6, RchiOBHm-V2, whole genome shotgun sequence):
tCCAACAATTATAGCTTTGGAAAGTGTCAGAGGGCTTAATGGGTGCTGATGAAGAGCTTCAGTAGCAAGATCACAGGGCTTAGTTCCAGATTGAAATGCATCCATCCCACACTTCGCATTACGAAGACCATTCCAATCAACAAATAATAAGAAGAACCCAGAGAAGCATATGGTGAAACCCAAGCTGAGAAGCTCTACTATCCACTTTATGACGATACACCAGAGGCCTTTATCACAATAGTAGCTGTACAGCCTTTCAAAGAACAGGTCCAAATCAGCAATTGGTTCCACATTTACACTCTCGCCATTAAGAAGCCCAGTTGGGCTCTCGCTGCCGGGACTTGGACTCGGTGCCCTTCCATACGCAGATAATTCAACCTCAGGAGCCGCATCTCTAAGCAATGATGCTGTCAAAGATGATTCACCACGCCACTTAAAACTGCTGAGAGACTTCACACCCTTAAGCCAACCGAACATCATTCATACACACTGACTATGGGTAGATACAGCCTGTCCATTCGACGTACAACTGAAAAAGTTAAGCAAGATTTTGTAAGAATGAGGGGATAAGATATGGTCCCATCTATAGGCATGAAAACAAAGTTCCATATTAgtgagtaaaaaagaaaaagaacagagTAGCAACCATAGTAAACAATATGCAAATGCAACCaggaaatgacaaaaaaaaggtaaaagaaAACATTCTTCTTCTACTCAATTATCATGGCAAGCTTCATATCGTCTTCAGCGTTTCTAAACTAATCAGCTGAACCATTCTTTGTTCGGATCAAAAGCAATCTAATTAGCAGCTAAACAAACCAATGCAACCAAAACTTAGAGAAGAGGGTCTTGTATCAATACCAGTCTATGAACCCAGTAGCAActtgttttttaaaaaaaacatcTGTCACTCATTTCCTTCAGCTGGTTCCTCTATAATGATTTCAAACTTTTGTACAGCAAAGACATAATCTTACTACCTTATCTTCATTTACTCAGCACTAAGAGCTAGTTTACTTGACCACAAGTCAATTCATCAAGCACATATCTAAGCTTAGCAGCTACTCAATAATCATTGCAAAGTTCCGATTATCTTCAGCATTCTTAAACTAATCAGCTGAACCCTTTCCTTAAATAGAAACTAACATAATCAGAAGATAATTATCCCAATCATCCCAAACCTAGGGGATAGGTTCTCATATCAATATCTGCTCTAGAAACCTAATGCCAACTTTCTTTTTCACCATAGACTTCACCTGGTTCTTCTAATTGAGGTTTTTTCCTACAGCAAACCGTGATCACCCTAAGCTAGCTGGGTCAAGCAAACTCAATTCATCAAGCAAATATCAAACTCTAGCAACTAAATTATCCAAACCCAGCTATAAACAAAGCAATAAACAAGAATGAAGCTATCATCTAAACCACAATCAACCCCACCTCCAAGATATTCCCTTTTCAATTTGGgcagaacaaaacaaaacccagaaccaAGAAGCAGCAAAAGAACAAAACTTTACCTCCACCCAATTGACAGCCCTAAAAGATTAGTTCAAAGCAATCAAATTTCACCTccaccggaaaaaaaaaaaaaaaaacgccgcCGAATTCCAAGACGGTGAGAACCAAAACGGCGAGGGCACGAaaaccaagaagcaaatggTCCAAAACGAATCAATTCcgattaaaaattaaaaaaaagaggagaaaccgaagagagaagaataatacGAAGCCTTTTTTTGGGTttcgtttctctctctctctgtgttttgCTTGTGTAATTGTCTCTCTCAATATGATTggggaagacgaagaagaatgAAGAATACTTTGTTAATAGAAGCCGCTTCACTTTCCCCACTCTTTCTAAACCCCTTTCTTCTAATTCTTTGGGCTGGGCCAAGACACGGCCCATGTTTCGCAATATGAGCCCCATCGGACGTGTCCACTAGCTCCCTACCCGACCCGAATCCGAGATAAAAACTCGCGGGACGCAACAGATTGATTTGGCGGGAGGCAACGGTAGCACGCTGGTCTTTCCCGCCAGCGACTATAATAAATACTCGAAACCCTCATTTCGCCGGcgcctctctcactctctctctttatctgaatctgtctctgtctctgtgcGACTGAGATTTCTATCTCTTTTCTACAATGAGTTCCTCAGAGACCCAAGAAGGTTCAGATCTGGCTCTGAAATTCAAATCGAAGAAACCCTTAACCCAAACGAAGCCCCAATCGGTGGAGAAAGACCCGATTTTGACCGCGCCGACGCCGGAGAAGACCCTGCAGCCGGCGCCGCCTCGAGCCCGGAACCGGAACTTCGCGCTATCCATCGGAGAAATCAGGAGAGCCGCGGCGAAAAGCGTCGGCGAGAAGAAGGAGCAGATCGGATCTGCCAGACGGCAAATCGCTTGGCCGGAGGAGAATCCGAAGAAGGCCCGTGTGGGGGCCCCGAAAAAGCTACCGGAGAAGTAAGGTTTTTGAATTTCTGGGATTTAATTAGGCGATGGCAATTTgggtgggttttgatttttagggttttgtggGGTTTATGCAGGTTTGAAATGTTGGGTGAGTTTTTCAATTGCTTGGATAGTTCGATTCGGTTGTTGAGGTCTAAGGGATTGAAGACGAGCTTCAGGAACATCTGCCCGGCGGTTGAGGATTTGACTGATAGGTACTTTTCTTTAAAAATCtcatctttttaattttctatgaAGAAATTTAGGGAATTGAAAGTGATGGATTTTTGGCTatcttggattttttttttttttttaggaggtTTACATATAGTCACTTGGCTCAGATGAAGTTTATTTTGCCTGAGGTGATTGAGATAAAGAAAGTGCTTGTGTTGGATGAGCGAACCAGTTGTTTGAAACCGGATCTTCATGTTGCCTTGAATGTTCAAGCATTAGAGAACGATGGCAAGTCGAAATCTGAAGGTGGGGGGATTGTGCAGTTGAAGAAGACACTGAATTTGAGAAGGGTGTTCCGTGATCGGCTTGTGCAGGTTTCCAGATCCTATCCTGAGGTAACAAAACTAATATGCTTTCATTTGTTTTATGATGATTCATCAACTACATGGTTTGAAGGGTTTTGTAAGCCCTTTGCAGAATCTTATACCTGAGTGGCACCTTTACGTTTAGATAGTGTTTTGTGCTATTAATAAACCAATGGTTTTGTAATCACTGGATGCTAGCAATCTATGGCGCTCTTGTGTACAACAAGGGCTCAAATTATCTTGATTATGATGCATAGCCTATATGAATCACAGCTTTACTAGCTGATGATCTGGAATTATATGACTAAGTTCAGTGTTGTCTTATGCCTGGATTCAACTTATTCCCAAACAGTTGTGCAATCATATTAGACTAAGACTTGAACAAAAATATAGATGTTGTTGTCTAGCTGAGAAACAAGCTTCATGTTTTATAAATAATAAAGTTAGATTACGCTTGTTTACTTAGGACTTCCAGTTTAATCATGTCAATAACCTTCTTGAACTGCTGTTTTTAGTAGCATGTGGTCAAATAATTCTAATTCATCTTTCAGGATTATGAAATTCCGGAAGAAACTCTGCCCCATCCATTCAACTGTGGCAAGCAAGATATACATAGGGTCAAGTTTTCCTCCTCATCCTCTCCTGGGGAGGTGTCAACCGATGTAGACACAGTTGAGCAACCAGCAGTTTTTAAGACCTGCCTTCAGGGTGATGAAATTCCAGATGAAACACATCAAACGCCATCTAATCAATCAATGGAGGATTTGAATTTTAACATAATCAGAACTCCCAGTGTTCCATTGCCTATTAAGACATCATTTGAAGCACCTAAAAATCAGCAACCAGAAATAGCATCTCATCTTTCGCTATCTTTTCGAAGGCACTTTTCTCAGAAAGCTAAACACAGTGAGTCAGAGAACATACAGGATGATCCACCGAAGGCATCCCTCCGAGCTTCAAATCTTTCAGTTTCAGAGTCAAATCTCAATACAGTTTGCTCCGTTAAGGAAGATGATATTGCTGCTTCTTCACATGGTCAAGTGCTCAATACAGTTTGCTCTGTTATGGAAGATAGTATTGCTGCTTCTTCCCATCGTCAAGTGCTTGCAACCCCAACCAAAAAGATAGACCCTTTAGAGGATGATGGTTTGCCTGGAAATAATACTGCCATTCAGTCTGCTCCAGGAAAGCTTGCTTCAACTCCAGCAAAGCTTGTTTCCTCTCCAGCAAAGTTGATGTCCATCACACCTGCACCGCACCCACCAAAGCGATGTTTTATGAGCCCAGAGGATAGCTCACTGAACAAGTTGGTCAGGCGTCCTCCACGCACCAGGTCGTTGAAATTTGACACTCCTGTGAAGAGTAGAAATGCTGAAGATGAAGTTCTTGATACGGATGAGGCATCAATGGATAAAGACATTCTTGATATTCTTCCGAGGGATCTTTTGCAATCGGTATGCATCTGCGTAATCCCTATTGAGCATTTCTATTTCTATAATTGCTTAAAAGTTGCTAGACGTACTAGTTATTTAATTTTTCTCCATAAAATTTCATATCCCTATTGTTTGTTTCAATTGAAAGTCTGAGACTTGTTTCATAACCATTCATGTATATGTGACAACTTTTTCTGCATAAAGCCTGCAATGTGTTTTTCTGCAACCTTTTTTGGGCTTCGTAACGTATCAATGTAATGTAAATGTTtacttttgcttttgcttcATACCAATATAATAGGATCAACATAGAATGGATTTAGTTGTGCTCAAATTAGTCATGATAGTTTTAGCAACCAAGTCACAGTTGGAACACATGCTTATTAATGACTCTCAATATCAATATCTTTGTAGCTTAGAGATAAGGAGAGGAAGGCAACAGAGGAGAGAAATCCAGCCATCTCACAAGCTAAGAGGCGGCAGAAAATGATTGCCAACCTGCCGAAACTCTTTAACATGATTCATTTCCTAGTTCAGTCAATGAACCGTTCTTTTATCACCAAACAGGAGCTTGTACACAAGATAATTTGGAACCATTGTGACATGATTGACAGAAGTAAGCAGAtaatctctcattctttctaGTAAAAGTATAATTTCTTATCATATGGAAGTTTCTTCTGAGCCTAAATCGTTTTGTTCTTTTCACAGAGGATGTTGAAGAGCAACTGAATTTACTGCTAGAATTGGTTCCAGACTGGATTTCTGAAAAGAAACTTGGAGGAGATTTGCTTTTCAAGTTTGTGTTCTTTATAGCTAGAAAACaagttcatgttttttttttcattgaaaaGGTTGAAACTTGATCAAAGTGTTTAATCTTATTATCTGTGTTCTTGCAGCATTAATAAAAGATCATGTCCTGAGGCAATACGTTCCCGTCTTGAAGAAGCAAACTGAGCTGGAGAATGCTAGATTTCTTTAGTTTACTGTAAGAAACTAATATAGGATTGTGTAtgatttcccttcttcattgagCTCCTTGTAATATGTTTTGGTTAGTTATTTCATCATGTAAAGTTAAGAGTATGATTTGTCGAAAAGTATCTAATTCCCTATATTCCAATTCTGGTGTTTTTGTAAATGAAAGCAAACAAAAGTTTCTCAGAGTCCTGGATTGAATGTGCAAGTATTCAATTATCATTGCTAACTTGTAGCAATCAATTGGAGGATTTTAACATAATCAGCATACCCAACCTGTCGTTTTCCCATTAAGACATCACTTGAAGAACCTCCAACCAGTAGAGAGAAATATTATCTCATCTGTGAATCAGAATGCATAGAAGAAGACCTACCAATGGCATCCTTCAAAGTTTCAAAGCTTTCAGTTTAAGAGTCAAATCTCAATACAGTTTGCTTCATCAAAGAAATTATTATTGCTCGTTCATCCCATGGTCAAGTTCCATTGACCCAACCAAAGAGATAGACCTTTTAAATGATGATAATGATGGATTGCCCAGAGAAAAATGCTAGCGTTCAGTCTGCTTCAGAAAAGCAACAAGGCTGAAGATGAAGTTCTTGATACAGATGACGCACAGATTGACAAGGACATTCTTGATATTCTTCTTCCTGGGGATCTTGTGCAACTGGTATGTCATTCTCCTTTTTCCCACAAAAGCTTTTTTCATTACTGCATCGTATTATGAACGATATGCACATAGCCATAAAGCTTTTTGAAAAGTGATTAACTTCTTAGGCATCCTGCCTCCAATAGGTTATTGTGCAACCCTTTTTTTTTGGCTCCCTAAGATATCAAATGGTGTAAAGTTTGTAGGAACCAAACACATGGTTGGAAATGAACCTCAGAATCAATCACTGAAGGCTTGCTGACCTCATGTGCTTTTTTATATCTACTTCCAAATGAACCATCATAGCTGTAATCTTGAGAAGTATTCCATGCATTCTATATAGTGTGACATTGtgtcttttgattttgtttcaatttCAATATGATTGGATCAACAAATACAGAAGTATGATCAAACTAGCTAGTCATGAAAGTTTTCACAAACCAAATAGGTGTGAAACACATATTTTCTATTCAACCTCACCATCAACACGATTCATTTCTTAGTTCATTACGTCAGTTAACCAAAGAGGAGCTTGTACACAAGATAATTTGGAACCATGGTAACATAATTGACAGAAGTAAGCAGATAAATTAATCTCTTATTCTTTTGGTTCTTTTCATAGAGCATGTTGAAGAACAACTTATTTGCTGCTAGAGTTGGTTACAGATTGGAATTCTGAAAAGAACTTGGAGGAGAGTTTCTTCTCAAGCGAGTGTTATTTATCTTAGAGAGCTGAGGCAATTGAATAAAGAAAGTGCTTTTGTTGGAAGAACAAAGCATTTGTACAAAGCCAGGATCTTCATGTTACCTTGGATGTTCAAGCAATAGAGAATGATGGCAAGTTGAAATCTGAAGGTGGTGGGATTATGCAGTTGAAGAAGGGTTAGAATGCAGTAAATTTCAGAAGGGTCTTCCATGATTGGCTTGTAGAGTCTTCCATGAGGTAACACAACATTCATTTCTAAAAGCATTTAATGTCACTAAATCAACAAGCATTTAAAATTTTGCACTGAATGTTCCAACAATCTAGAAGCTCGTGTGTTTAACAAGTGATCAAATCATTTAAGTTATCATGAGTATCCAGCTTGTGAGTTGCACCTTCACTAGCACAGAATCTGGAATTATATTGCCCTACTAGAATATGACTTTGCTGTTGTCTTACGCCTGAATTTTTTTCCCCAACAGTTGTCCAATCATATTAGACTATGACTTATGAAGACACTCTTCAAGTTTTATAAACATAAAGTTAATTAGATCATGCTC
Coding sequences:
- the LOC112169317 gene encoding CDT1-like protein a, chloroplastic; the encoded protein is MSSSETQEGSDLALKFKSKKPLTQTKPQSVEKDPILTAPTPEKTLQPAPPRARNRNFALSIGEIRRAAAKSVGEKKEQIGSARRQIAWPEENPKKARVGAPKKLPEKFEMLGEFFNCLDSSIRLLRSKGLKTSFRNICPAVEDLTDRRFTYSHLAQMKFILPEVIEIKKVLVLDERTSCLKPDLHVALNVQALENDGKSKSEGGGIVQLKKTLNLRRVFRDRLVQVSRSYPEDYEIPEETLPHPFNCGKQDIHRVKFSSSSSPGEVSTDVDTVEQPAVFKTCLQGDEIPDETHQTPSNQSMEDLNFNIIRTPSVPLPIKTSFEAPKNQQPEIASHLSLSFRRHFSQKAKHSESENIQDDPPKASLRASNLSVSESNLNTVCSVKEDDIAASSHGQVLNTVCSVMEDSIAASSHRQVLATPTKKIDPLEDDGLPGNNTAIQSAPGKLASTPAKLVSSPAKLMSITPAPHPPKRCFMSPEDSSLNKLVRRPPRTRSLKFDTPVKSRNAEDEVLDTDEASMDKDILDILPRDLLQSLRDKERKATEERNPAISQAKRRQKMIANLPKLFNMIHFLVQSMNRSFITKQELVHKIIWNHCDMIDRKDVEEQLNLLLELVPDWISEKKLGGDLLFNINKRSCPEAIRSRLEEAN